A window of the Gossypium hirsutum isolate 1008001.06 chromosome A05, Gossypium_hirsutum_v2.1, whole genome shotgun sequence genome harbors these coding sequences:
- the LOC107902487 gene encoding leucine-rich repeat extensin-like protein 6 yields the protein MSPPSPCFFLLGFLLVTTSFFSQICSAADEVDPNLRFENPRLREAYIALQAWKSAIFSDPFNFTANWNGSDVCSYMGIYCAPSPSNPKIRVVAGIDLNHADIAGYLPPELGRLTDLALFHLNSNRFCGVVPTSFRRMKLLHELDLSNNRFVGKFPNVVLSLPSLKYLDLRFNEFEGSVPSKLFDKELDALFLNDNWFRFGIPENLGNSPVSVLVFANNDLRGCIPASIGKMGKTLNEIILMNDNLTGCLPPQIGMLKELTVFDVSFNHLQGSLPSTIGSMKSLEQLDVAHNGFTGVIPSTVCQLSSLQNFTYSFNYFTGGPPSCTAISGAEVANGTMNCIPGKKDQRSSMECSSDAARPVDCSKFKCNGGGSSGGGGGGGGGGGSSPSPKRRHAPRPPTPRQSSSPKSFTKSPPPPSSKSSPSTRSHPPPPPSSHSSPMPPFHSPPSPPPPNYSHSLTPPPPTQRVSPKTHLPPPPPPVHYEPIQSPPPPPMVQPPAPAPSGHYYSAPPPPNRYSNAPPSSHYHNTPPSPPMEQPPPTPSGHYYNNPPPPPQSPNHYYNTPSPPPPTKSISPSTHYAPPPPPSVHYVPTPSHSSPPPPPPQVQYFPPPYPSRGQQASPPPPPSHEHAGTQSPPPPVEFHPPPKESCHPIPPPPPPPECTTPVSAPPPPSQHSTPSPYAPAPGHHYSKPSPPPKQQWHYPPSPQHQNPSLPPPPPPTHYAYTFPPPPPSPSPPPPSFENTPLPPIRGVSYASPPPPVIPYY from the coding sequence ATGTCTCCTCCCTCTCCCTGCTTCTTCCTTCTGGGTTTCTTGCTTGTTACTACTTCATTTTTCTCGCAGATCTGCTCGGCAGCCGATGAGGTAGATCCAAACCTACGGTTTGAGAACCCAAGGCTTCGTGAAGCCTACATTGCTTTGCAAGCTTGGAAGTCTGCCATATTTTCGGACCCCTTTAACTTCACTGCCAACTGGAATGGCTCTGATGTTTGCTCGTATATGGGAATCTACTGTGCTCCCTCTCCTTCCAACCCCAAAATCAGAGTGGTTGCCGGCATTGACCTTAATCATGCCGACATTGCTGGTTATCTTCCTCCGGAGCTTGGCCGCCTCACTGATCTTGCACTCTTTCACCTCAACTCCAACCGTTTTTGTGGTGTTGTCCCAACCAGCTTCCGCCGCATGAAGCTGCTTCATGAGCTTGACTTGAGCAACAATCGTTTTGTAGGCAAGTTCCCTAATGTGGTTCTCTCCCTTCCTTCTCTCAAGTACTTGGATCTCCGGTTCAATGAGTTTGAAGGATCGGTTCCATCCAAGCTTTTCGACAAGGAACTTGATGCGCTTTTCTTAAACGACAACTGGTTCAGATTTGGTATTCCTGAGAACCTTGGCAACTCTCCCGTTTCGGTACTGGTCTTCGCCAACAACGATCTTCGAGGTTGCATTCCTGCAAGCATAGGGAAGATGGGCAAAACGCTAAATGAAATCATCCTCATGAACGACAACCTTACTGGATGTTTACCTCCACAGATCGGGATGCTCAAGGAGCTTACTGTCTTCGATGTCAGCTTCAATCATCTCCAGGGATCTTTGCCATCCACTATTGGCAGCATGAAGAGCTTAGAGCAGCTGGATGTTGCCCACAATGGCTTCACCGGTGTGATTCCGTCCACTGTGTGCCAGCTTTCCAGCTTGCAAAACTTTACCTACTCTTTCAATTATTTCACTGGAGGACCACCCAGCTGCACTGCAATATCTGGGGCAGAGGTCGCAAATGGTACCATGAACTGTATTCCTGGCAAGAAGGATCAGAGATCTTCCATGGAATGCTCTTCGGATGCTGCTCGCCCTGTGGACTGCAGCAAGTTCAAATGTAATGGTGGTGGAAGTTCCGGCGGCGGAGGGGGAGGAGGCGGTGGTGGTGGAAGCTCTCCATCGCCGAAAAGGAGGCATGCTCCTAGGCCTCCAACGCCGCGTCAATCCAGTTCACCAAAGTCCTTTACGAAATCCCCTCCCCCACCTTCTTCGAAGTCTTCGCCTTCCACTAGATCACATCCTCCACCACCACCGTCATCCCACTCTTCACCAATGCCTCCTTTCCATTCCCCACCGTCGCCACCACCACCGAATTACTCTCACTCTTTAACTCCACCACCTCCGACTCAAAGAGTGTCACCAAAGACGCATCTTCCACCGCCACCTCCGCCTGTTCACTACGAGCCCATACAATCTCCACCTCCACCACCAATGGTACAACCACCTGCACCAGCCCCATCAGGCCATTACTATAGTGCACCACCACCACCAAACCGTTACTCCAACGCTCCACCATCAAGCCATTACCACAATACACCACCCTCACCACCAATGGAGCAACCACCTCCAACTCCATCAGGCCATTACTATAATaatccaccaccaccaccacaatCACCAAACCATTACTACAACACACCTTCGCCGCCACCACCAACAAAGAGTATATCACCAAGTACCCATTATGCACCTCCTCCTCCCCCATCTGTTCATTATGTTCCCACGCCTAGTCATTCATCGCCTCCACCGCCGCCACCTCAAGTTCAGTATTTTCCACCTCCTTATCCGTCAAGAGGGCAGCAAGCAAGTCCACCTCCACCACCATCTCATGAGCATGCGGGGACTCAATCTCCACCTCCACCAGTAGAGTTTCATCCACCACCCAAGGAGTCATGTCATCCTATACCTCCTCCTCCACCCCCACCAGAGTGTACAACTCCCGTATCAGCACCACCACCACCAAGCCAACATTCAACCCCTTCACCATACGCACCAGCACCTGGCCATCACTATTCAAAACCATCCCCACCTCCTAAACAACAATGGCATTACCCACCATCCCCACAACATCAAAACCCTTCTCTCCCACCCCCACCTCCACCAACCCACTATGCGTATACATTCCCACCGCCACCACCATCTCCTTCTCCACCGCCACCCTCATTTGAAAATACGCCACTTCCACCAATTAGAGGAGTATCATACGCATCTCCTCCTCCGCCAGTTATTCCCTACTACTAA